From the Vulpes lagopus strain Blue_001 chromosome 15, ASM1834538v1, whole genome shotgun sequence genome, one window contains:
- the ZBED5 gene encoding zinc finger BED domain-containing protein 5 — protein sequence MIAHLLCILSYNFNTSVILNVYSKLTMFCTTNTLPMDLLLKQGSLKQEVESFCYQIVSESNDQKVGILQSENEQLQPSVSKKSEGELSRVKFMSSSNKITTFSKKPKRRKYDESYLSFGFTYFGNRDAPHAQCVLCKKILSNSSLAPSKLRRHLETKHAAYKDKDISFFKQHLDSPENNKPPTPKIVNTDNESATEASYNVSYHIALSGEAHTIGELLIKPCAKDVVMRMFDEQYSKKIDAVQLSNSTVARRIKDLAADIEEELVCRLKICDGFSLQLDESADVSGLAVLLVFVRYRFNKSIEEDLLLCESLQSNATGEEIFNCINSFMQKHEIEWEKCVDVCSDASRAMDGKIAEAVTLIKYVAPESTSSHCLLYRHALAVKIMPTSLKNVLDQAVQIINYIKARPHQSRLLKILCEEMGAQHTALLLNTEVRWLSRGKVLVRLFELRRELLVFMDSAFRLSDCLTNSSWLLRLAYLADIFTKLNEVNLSMQGKNVTVFTVFDKMSSLLRKLEFWASSVEEENFDCFPTLSDFLTEINSTVDKDICSAIVQHLRGLRSTLLKYFPVTNDNNTWVRNPFTVTVKPASLVARDYESLIDLTSDSQVKQNFSELSLNDFWSSLIQEYPSIARRAVRVLLPFATMHLCETGFSYYAATKTKYRKRLDAAPHMRIRLSNITPNIKRICDKKTQKHCSH from the coding sequence ATGATTGCTCATCTTCTGTGTATCCTGTCATATAATTTCAATACATCTGTGATACTCAATGTTTATTCTAAATTAACCATGTTTTGTACCACAAACACATTGCCTATGGATCTGTTGCTGAAACAAGGAAGTCTTAAACAGGAAGTAGAATCTTTTTGTTATCAAATTGTGTCTGAATCAAACGATCAAAAGGTTGGAATATTACAAAGCGAGAATGAACAGTTGCAACCTTCAGTGTCTAAAAAATCAGAAGGTGAGCTTTCCAGGGTCAAATTTATGTCCAGTTCCAACAAAATAACAACATTTAGtaagaaaccaaaaagaagaaaatatgatgaaAGTTATCTGTCTTTTGGATTTACTTACTTTGGGAATAGAGATGCGCCTCACGCTCAGTGTGTGTTATGTaagaaaattttatcaaatagttCTTTGGCCCCTAGTAAGCTTCGAAGACATTTGGAAACTAAACATGCTGCCTATAAAGACAAAGACATAAGCTTTTTCAAGCAACATCTTGATTCACCTGAAAATAATAAACCTCCAACACCTAAAATTGTCAATACAGATAATGAAAGTGCTACAGAGGCATCATACAATGTAAGTTACCATATAGCCCTGAGTGGAGAGGCTCATACTATTGGAGAATTGCTTATCAAGCCTTGTGCAAAAGACGTTGTGATGCGGATGTTTGACGAACAGTATAGCAAAAAAATAGATGCAGTACAACTATCAAATAGTACTGTTGCACGTCGGATTAAGGATCTTGCTGCTGACATTGAAGAAGAGCTTGTATGTAGACTGAAAATTTGTGATGGGTTTTCACTGCAACTAGATGAATCAGCTGATGTTTCAGGACTTGCAGTGCTGCTTGTGTTTGTTCGTTACAGGTTTAATAAATCTATTGAGGAAGACCTACTCTTATGTGAGTCTTTGCAAAGTAATGCTACTGGTGAAGAAATTTTCAACTGCATCAACAGTTTTATGCAGAAACATGAAATTGAATGGGAAAAATGTGTTGATGTTTGTAGTGATGCTTCTAGGGCAATGGACGGGAAAATTGCTGAGGCCGTCACCTTGATAAAATATGTGGCTCCCGAAAGCACCAGTAGTCACTGCCTATTATATAGACATGCACTAGCAGTTAAAATAATGCCTACATCTCTGAAAAATGTGCTAGATCAGGCAGTACAAATCATCAATTACATTAAAGCTCGGCCACATCAATCCAGGCTACTAAAAATTTTATGTGAGGAAATgggtgcccagcacacagcactTCTTCTGAATACAGAGGTGAGGTGGCTTTCCCGAGGTAAAGTTCTTGTAAGACTTTTTGAGCTTCGTCGTGAGCTGTTGGTTTTCATGGATTCAGCTTTTCGACTGTCTGACTGTTTAACAAATTCATCTTGGCTGCTAAGACTTGCATATCTTGCAGatatttttactaaattaaatGAGGTTAATCTATCAATGCAAGGAAAAAATGTAACCGTTTTCACAGTATTTGATAAAATGTCATCATTGTTAAGAAAATTGGAATTTTGGGCTTCATCTGtagaagaagaaaactttgaTTGTTTTCCTACACTCAGTGACTTTTTGACTGAAATCAATTCTACAGTTGATAAAGATATTTGTAGTGCCATTGTGCAGCACCTAAGGGGTTTGCGCTCTactctgttaaaatattttcctgtaacAAATGACAATAACACTTGGGTTAGAAATCCGTTTACAGTAACTGTTAAACCAGCCTCATTAGTAGCACGGGACTATGAGAGCCTGATTGATTTAACATCTGATTCTCAAGTGAAACAAAATTTTAGTGAACTTTCACTAAATGATTTTTGGAGTAGCCTAATTCAAGAGTACCCAAGCATTGCGAGGCGTGCAGTTCGTGTACTTCTTCCTTTTGCTACGATGCACCTGTGTGAAACAGGATTTTCATATTATGccgcaacaaaaacaaaatacaggaaaAGACTTGATGCTGCACCACATATGCGGATTCGACTTAGTAACATTACACCTAATATTAAGCGGATATGtgataaaaagacacaaaaacactGTTCTCATTGA